TGATGAGGCACTGAAAATGGGTCTGGTGCATAAGGTGGTTGACACGCTGGATCTTAAATATTTTGAGGATATAGCTGTAGACTGTGCTCGAGGAATAGTTGACAAAACTATTCCAATCACTCCAGAAAAGAATTGGGCCAAGATAGCACACAATTTCTATAATAGCTGTCCAAAAAGTCGGTACTCTATGTACTGGAATATGTTGGAAAGAGTTATGAACAAGGAAACAATGACGACTGCACCCCTAAAAATATTAGAGACTGTGCAGATTGGAGTGGAGCAGGGACCAGAAGCAGGGTTCCGAGCAGAGTCGAGGAACTTTAGCGAATTAGTAATGAGCCCTAAAACAACTGTGCTCACCTCACCATACCAAGACCTGATTATAAGGTACCTCAAAAAGAAAACTAGAACATAagattagtttaatttaattggcCCAATGAAAAAATCTAGAAAACATAGCTAgactaactaaaactaaatctgtctgctgcctctccccctctcgCTGCTGCATCGAATCAAAATCAATAAatcttcaatatatatatatatatatatatatatatatatatatatatatatatatatatatatatatatatataaacacatctaaattaagttatttatatatatttgtttcacaTCCACCTCGTTGGTATAGGGGTATGATTCTCACTTCGGGAGTGAGAGGTCCCGAAATCCCGGACGAGCCTTGATAAACAcaacaaatatatgtatacattatatatatatatatatatatatatatatatatatatatatatatatatatatatatatatatataatgaatattatataaagattgattgatttgaACCTACTAAATATTAATCCCATTGTTTTGTTTGATAAACACAACTAATTTAAGTTCATACAATAATTACATTGAATATTATAAAGATTGTTTGATTTAAACCtacttaatattaatctaattgTTGTTGTTTGATAAACCCATTGGAACCGTTGGACTAGATCCCGGGTTCAAAACCTGGACAAGCCTTGATAAAAGCAACTAAATTAAGATCcaccaactattttttttaaatattatataaagattGATTTATTTGAACCTACTAAACATTAATCCCATTATCTGGTTTGATAAACCAAACTAAATTAAGATCCACCAACCTTTTTTATTGAAAATTGAAGATTTATATCTACAAGAATTAATTATCAATTAAATGCACAACTCTTTGGACACTTTACTGGTGTACAGGGCAAGAGCGATGACGTCATCGCCGCGGCCGCGCGCGTTTGAGAGAGGGCGAGGGTGATGACGTCATCGCCGCTCACGCCTATATAAAGGCCACCTCGTGCTCTGTTTCGGTTGTATTCTTGTGGCTAAAATTTATTTCAGCTTTCTAGATGGCGGTACAGCTAGCACTCACTGTCGTGACCAGACTTGCGGTACCGGCCAGAAGCACAGGaattttaactaatttaactaaAGGAGTGGGCCTCTCTTCCTTCACTAGCACCATATGTTCAGGTTTATTTGGAAGATCATTCAGTACATCTTCCCACTTAAAGAATCGAAAAGTGACCTGGGAAGCCAAGGGGGATGTGGCTGTTGTTTACGTCAATGACCCACATTCAGAGGTGAACACATGGTCAGCTCAGACAAAgaaggagatggtggaggctATGGAGGGGATCTGGAATAACGACTCAGTCGGAAGTGCTGTAGTGATCTCCCCCAAGCCGCACAGCTTCATTTCAGGGGTCGACGTAGACATGATCTCGGCCTGTAAATCTAAAGAGGAAGCAACTCTCCTTTCTCAGCAGTGGCAGGGCATGATGAAAAGAATTGAAGGCTCCCCCAAACCTATTGTTGCTGCTATCAGCGGATGGTGTCTTGATGGGGGATTGGAGTTTGCCACAGCCTGCCAGTACAGATTGGCTACGAGGAGCAGGACCAGTCTCGTCAGCCGTGAGGTCAGGCTGGGTCTTATGCCTAGTGCTGGAGGTACACAAAGACTGACTAAATTGCTTGGACCATACCATGCCTTGGATGTGATGCTGGAAGGTTGCAGAATCAATGCTGATGAGGCACTGAAAATTGGTCTGGTGCATAAGGTGGTTGACACGCTGGATCTTAAATATTTTGAGGATATAGCTGTAGACTGTGCTCGAGGAATAGTTGACAAGACTATTACACTCACTCCAGAAAAGAATTGGACCAAGATAGCACAGGATTTCTATTATTGCTTTCCAATATTTCGGTACTCTGTGTACTGGAATATGTTGGAAAGAATTATGAACAGGGAAACATTGACGACTGCACCCCTAAAAATATTAGAGACTGTGCAGATTGGAGTGGAGCTGGGACCAGAAGCAGGGTTCCGAGCAGAGTCGAGGAACTTTGGTGAATTAGTAATGAGCCCTGAAACAAACGTGCTCACCGCACCGTACCAAGACCTGATTATAAGGTACCTCAAAAGGAAATCTAGAACATAagattagtttaatttaatttaattaactaaacACTACTAAAAACAACTACTGACTCCTCCTCAACCCCCTGCCCTACAGGAAATTCCCCCGTTCTCCAGGAAATATAAagatctggatatataagatacaCCAACaattttattgaatattatataaagattGATTGCTTTGAACCTACTAAATATTAATCCCATTATTTTGTTTGATAAATACAACTAAAGTAAGTTCAACCAACAATTATATTGAATATTATAAAGATTGTTTGATTTGAACCTACTAAATACTAATCCCATTGTTTTGTCTGAAAAACCCAACTTAATTAAGTTATATATATTAagagatatatatacatatatgtatatatatatatataaacatctgcgtagtacaaaataaaatattccagctAATAACAGCTGCTAAAAGACTCAGAAATAAAAATGCTGAATACAGCAAGTGTAgagaaacaaaatattaaacaatCCTTTCAGTTTACAAACAATTATATTTTGAgagcaaaacattaaaacattcttgagaataaataataaaaaaagtaaaaataaacctGACATGTGCAAATAATTTTGTAGATCAGAACACAGCAGTAAACAGAACATACCAATAAAGTGAATATGCATAAATGTAGGTTTTGAAGAATCAAACACTGTGCAGCATATTTACTGATTTAccactggcaaatttgctgtcAGATACCTAcaccaaaatttaaaaaatgaaaaactgcTCGGTGCAGTTTGAAGCAAAAATACTCACagcaactaaaaaatatttagagATCCTAATTCAAAATACACATAAAGGGTCCACTGAGCAAAACTGTATTTCAAGCATGAATTGTATTCTTTCAGTAACAAAACTATTTATCACTGCCAAGTTTAGACAGAATAAATTAGTCTTACCAGTCAAACCAGAGCAAAATAGAACTGGTAAAAACTCTTTCTCCCCTAGTCATGCATGTCACACAGCAATATGGACACAACATTGGGAATTAATTTATGTACTGTGACTATAGATTAACCCTTTTcatgaacagaaataaaaggaatctgagaatAATCTGTTATGCTCATTCTGCTGTGGGATGGGCATGGGACAGTCAGATTATGACAGAGAGTTATAATTTGGCACATCAAAGCAACTTGCAagtaacattctacaaaccaattaagaTGAAGTATAGAAAGACTCAGCCCACGTAACTGTTGGCGACAGGATGTAGTAACGTTACTAAACTGCACTGTGAAACCagaactaactggaccaaatgtgtacaatttaataaacacatgaaccttgaaCTCTGATCCAGACTTTtggatgtgaaaaaaaaaacttttctattCTAAGATTTGGATAATAAGAATACCTCATGAAGTGTGTCCTTTTTTGCTGAATCTTTATTTTTGCAGCCCCTCCTCTTGATGACACCAAGTCATTTAGTTTTGTGCAACGAATCCTCCAATAGAATTAGAGCCAACCCCCCAAAACACTTGTGTGCTTAAAGAAGGTATGTAAAATCCTTCTTCTTATAAAGTCACAAGGTCTTTCAGTAGGGGCTCCTAACACTGTATTATATCTCTCTTGCAGAGAATGAATAAGTAGATTTATGTGACTGAGGATCGGAGCAAAGGTGGCGCATTTGCTATGAGCTTCTTTACCCccctttttgctacaaccttgtatagcaaagaatcacagtttaaCTGATTTGCCTTTGCTtcagatagaattaatgcaataaaaaaatccttcttgcaaaatgtgcatttttgaaacgtgtttgtaaaaaaaactgcatattaACTGCATGTTAATATGTGTATCGTTTCTAAACAGTCACGTTAAATATTCTTGCATTGCAGCTTCCCTTAGCTCTCCTATTGACTGTTGACATTGTTCATGTCACTATTAGgcttataataattttaaacaaGACTAACTAAGGGTCCTATGTACACCATGCGCAAGGCTTGCAATGGCTCGTTTCCATGgtacacccagtcaacagtctatttttatgccttgcatGCCTCCTtgaaatagcgttggacttttggaatacaTTAACGCTGAAGGCCGTGGTGGTCTAGTGCTCAGggaaatttctggcgtgtttgtatcttggcagcggaaaaaaaAGACTTCTGTGACTGATCTAAAATCAAAGGTCAGCCGCGCAGCCAAAACTGGATCACGATCACCACACACACTGCGCTCCCcattcactacaccacacaccaTCAATTCTTTACCACCTTTACCtttagcaaaaaatatatagcagatatagacattctgcttgtttgagaattttaacagatgtttattctcactcaaatgctggagttttagaaataaaaaatacaagagaaGAGCACTTAGACTGAacatagatttattttatttgactttactattctttaactgaaattcacttttatttttttttacatctgaaaaATAAAAGCACGTTGTCAGTCCGGCGTCTGGTGATGCCCttcaattatataaaacatttgacattaaaacatttgaaatacacagaaatataaagctatatgttagcgttcgttttttatcaccagggcaaatgtattaaaatattaaatatgttaataaattCAAATCTCGTCCAGCTTCTAAAATGTGCAGCCAGGCATAGCGGAGCTTGGCGCATTGCGCCGGGATTACCTGTTttcttacagtttttccacattgtatacacacaaaatctggaactatgcacacaaatccaaaaacatgaagctcatgtgtcaacattgtgactccaaactgctaaactcttaacacaattccatatgttctcactcaaatatccttctaaatcacagctttgcaaatcgctaaCACAAATTGCATCATGTAGTACACCatggtcacctaagaatcactgaccttcaaatacataaatacagtttttccacattgtataacTTACACAcgaaatgtggaactatgcacacaaatccaagaATATGAAGCTTATGTGTACTAACGTTGTGACTCCTAATTAGAGATGGACCGTCTTTTATCTCGATCggccgatcttgggcggggccaaatgccacattaatgccacacaggtgccaggcaaacctggtacagattcccctaattacatccacgcctaagcaaacactggtaatttacgctgataGAAAATGAacagaagagtgtt
The DNA window shown above is from Astyanax mexicanus isolate ESR-SI-001 chromosome 16, AstMex3_surface, whole genome shotgun sequence and carries:
- the LOC111192563 gene encoding trifunctional enzyme subunit alpha, mitochondrial-like, with product MAVQLALTVVTRLAVPARSTGILTNLTKGVGLSSFTSTICSGLFGRSFSTSSHLKNRKVTWEAKGDVAVVYVNDPHSEVNTWSAQTKKEMVEAMEGIWNNDSVGSAVVISPKPHSFISGVDVDMISACKSKEEATLLSQQWQGMMKRIEGSPKPIVAAISGWCLDGGLEFATACQYRLATRSRTSLVSREVRLGLMPSAGGTQRLTKLLGPYHALDVMLEGCRINADEALKIGLVHKVVDTLDLKYFEDIAVDCARGIVDKTITLTPEKNWTKIAQDFYYCFPIFRYSVYWNMLERIMNRETLTTAPLKILETVQIGVELGPEAGFRAESRNFGELVMSPETNVLTAPYQDLIIRYLKRKSRT